The following proteins are encoded in a genomic region of Ictalurus furcatus strain D&B chromosome 6, Billie_1.0, whole genome shotgun sequence:
- the gpr156 gene encoding probable G-protein coupled receptor 156, producing the protein MEIRPNCSTHCDSASCFIHPAVNKQQSWDILLRLCTLSTRVVEVQSRSLSPVLCAVVWTLLSCGILLSFLFLLFTVRYKNNRIVKMSSPNLNMLTLLGSVLTYTSGFLFAIEDRSPVQGAGPKAVMQAWVWTLCIGSSLVFGPILGKTWRLYRVFTQRLPDRRVIIRDIRLMGFVALLVLVDLLILAAWSLTDPVKCFRSVSALVKVVEFDVRYSLSQTDSCSSHYSELWVLLLCALKAGLLVYGMYLAGLTSSVSLPPVNQSLTIMTAVYLVTASTALAVPVSLYLRSWPNLVYSMLSGTIFICTTAINCLIFVPQLTQWRQFEEDVNPQPSHMAKYFSSKSLRSSENDIYYLLGEYDSMKRLISEKDAVINSLQEQVKNAKDKLLKLMSVGHLQDEREMDSSTTNLNSSSTQTTVVPPEPPASPLPMREVTPPAALSTPPYVPPPSIPSSPPSLSSYETPPSSQNTESSPYFSPHSPDRAPQNSQVSHLKLENAGLTKESQPKRNFKSTSVSVEPSEVMNMPLDSPVNLITLHESTSPAWSGPPPDAAGSVVESIVPSVVGRQGFVSSEQLEEILHDLSVDAISSSLRSPDGVRRPSYPANPAGVRRPSNPASPAGVRRPSKTIFSSRSTLQLYFPSISPYMMRKRRPPFHACRKGPPPYYYPGSAPPGCRRTRELKPASSTSLTHKELHNTEKEGNEGEKEDESSRTWFDSNTQSRSGRRRSRRTPRDCSSIEQPSGSLAGLERTGATDSYGYSDSESSSSEDYCYYHRPYCEACMHSPYASSDSSSSETSDSEYTELDHSSHPVVNFKEDLKPTFV; encoded by the exons ATGGAGATCAGGCCAAACTGCAGCACTCACTGTGACTCTGCGTCCTGCTTCATCCATCCTGCAGTCAACAAGCAGCAGAGCTGGGACATCCTGCTGAGACTCTGCACTCTTTctacg agggtGGTGGAGGTGCAGAGCAGGTCTCTCTCTCCGGTTCTGTGCGCTGTAGTGTGGACGCTGCTTTCCTGTGGGATCCTGCtgtccttcctcttcctccttttcaCCGTCCGCTACAAAAACAACAG GATCGTGAAGATGTCGAGCCCCAACCTGAACATGCTGACTCTGTTAGGGAGCGTGCTGACGTACACCAGTGGCTTCCTGTTTGCTATAGAGGACAGATCACCTGTACAGGGAGCAGGCCCGAAAGCTGTcatgcag GCGTGGGTCTGGACGCTGTGTATCGGCAGCTCTTTGGTGTTTGGACCCATCCTGGGGAAAACATGGCGTCTCTACAGGGTCTTTACTCAGCGTTTACCTGACAGGAGAGTG ATCATCCGTGATATTCGGTTGATGGGTTTTGTGGCACTGTTGgtcttggtggatttgctgATTCTGGCGGCGTGGAGCCTCACCGACCCTGTGAAGTGTTTCCGATCAGTCAGCGCTCTGGTCAAG GTGGTAGAGTTTGATGTGCGTTACTCCTTGTCTCAGACGGACTCCTGCTCCTCTCACTACTCCGAGCTGTGGGTTCTCCTCCTCTGTGCACTCAAG GCCGGTCTGCTGGTGTATGGCATGTACCTAGCTGGACTGACCAGTAGCGTTAGCCTGCCTCCAGTCAACCAATCCCTGACCATCATGACCGCTGTCTATCTGGTCACTGCATCCACCGCTCTGGCCGtccccgtctctctctatctgcgCTCATGGCCCAACCTGGTCTACAGCATGCTCTCTGGAACCATCTTCATCTGCACCACTGCCATTAACTGCCTTATATTTGTGCCCCAG TTGACCCAGTGGAGACAGTTTGAAGAGGATGTGAACCCTCAGCCCAGCCATATGGCCAAGTACTTCAGCAGCAAGAGCCTGCGCTCCAGCGAGAACGACATCTACTACCTGCTCGGAGAATACGACTCCATGAAGAGGTTAATCAGTGAG AAAGATGCAGTAATAAACAGCCTCCAGGAGCAAGTGAAGAACGCCAAGGACAAACTGCTGAAGTTGATGTCTGTGGGCCACCTGCAGGACGAAAGAGAAATGGACTCTTCCACCACAAACCTCAATTCCTCCTCCACCCAGACTACAGTGGTACCTCCTGAGCCTCCTGCTTCTCCTCTCCCCATGAGAGAGGTTACTCCACCTGCTGCTCTCTCCACTCCACCATATGTGCCTCCTCCATCAATTCCATCTTCACCTCCTTCACTCTCCTCTTATGAAACACCTCCTTCTTCACAGAACACAGAGTCTTCACCCTATTTCTCTCCTCACAGTCCAGACAGGGCTCCACAGAACTCCCAAGTAAGCCACTTGAAACTTGAAAATGCAGGTTTGACCAAAGAATCGCAGCCCAAACGGAACTTTAAGAGCACATCTGTCAGCGTCGAACCTTCTGAAGTAATGAACATGCCTTTAGATTCACCTGTAAACCTGATTACGTTGCATGAGTCCACATCTCCGGCTTGGTCCGGTCCACCTCCAGATGCAGCAGGTTCAGTGGTAGAGTCCATTGTGCCTTCAGTGGTGGGTCGCCAGGGTTTTGTGAGCAGCGAACAGCTGGAGGAGATTCTGCACGATTTGAGTGTGGATGCCATAAGCAGCTCACTCAGATCGCCAGACGGAGTGAGAAGACCATCGTATCCTGCCAATCCTGCTGGAGTGAGAAGACCATCGAATCCTGCCAGTCCTGCTGGAGTGAGAAGACCATCGAAGACGATTTTCTCATCCCGGTCAACTCTGCAGTTGTACTTTCCAAGCATCTCACCATACATGATGCGAAAACGCAGACCTCCATTCCATGCGTGCAGAAAGGGTCCTCCTCCATACTACTACCCAGGCTCAGCGCCCCCTGGCTGTAGGAGGACACGTGAACTAAAACCAGCTTCCAGCACTTCTTTGACGCACAAGGAATTGCATAATACGGAAAAAGAGGGAAATGAGGGCGAGAAAGAGGATGAAAGCTCTAGGACATGGTTTGACTCAAATACCCAATCACGCTCAGGCAGGAGGAGATCGAGACGCACCCCTCGAGACTGTTCTTCTATAGAACAGCCCTCAGGTTCTTTAGCAGGGCTTGAGAGGACCGGAGCTACTGATTCGTATGGATATTCAGACTCGGAGTCCAGCAGCTCAGAGgattactgctactaccaccGGCCATACTGTGAAGCCTGCATGCACAGTCCTTATGCCTCCAGTGACAGCAGCAGCTCAGAGACGTCTGACAGCGAGTACACAGAGCTGGATCACTCCTCACATCCTGTGGTCAACTTCAAAGAGGACCTCAAACCCACATTTGTTTGA